In Zingiber officinale cultivar Zhangliang chromosome 11B, Zo_v1.1, whole genome shotgun sequence, a single window of DNA contains:
- the LOC122035259 gene encoding wall-associated receptor kinase 2-like — protein sequence MSLLLSQMLLLLAVASAVPDGRCLKKCGDMEIPYPFGIGAVIANCSGEDCFLNSTETAIGANCSLGGGFNLTCNTMDGGLKKPFYYNVEVLNISLVMGQVRMLNHISSACYNSTYNNVTYRDWWLDMRDTPYRFSNLRNKFTAIGCDTLAYIQDYHGNNSYASGCVSMCRDEQSIGTDGSCSGLGCCQTSIPKNLKYYYVSFPTTFNNSGTWRFDNCSYAALLEAEWFHFQTSYITTDQLMQMNSNGRVPVVMDWAIGNETCEVVAKRNQTTSYACISNNSVCVNSTNGPGYLCNCSEGYQGNPYLSNGDGCQDINECNLQPNPCSHGAHCQNLPGNYSCHCPEGTDGDAYNGKCSAAQNQTLIGGNNKLPLTVKVAVGGCSGVVILLLCSMCLSIVYQRRKLEEMKRKYFKQHGGHELEEKMKLEKGHNKFKIFGSKELEKATNHFDDKNIIGRGGNGVVYKGVLENQDVVAIKKPKIINEDLKKQFGIETLILSDVNHVNIVKLLGCCLEMEMPLLVYEFVPNGTLSDLIHKNENRALVSLDTRLQIAYQSADALDYLHSKVSPQIIHGDVKPSNILLDMDNTVKISDFGASKMIPKGEKQFATLLQFTHGYIDPECLMTYALTYKSDVYSFGVLLLELFTGKKAINFEESEEQRSLVSTFAMFENQKRVSEILDNQVKLEANMEFIQELTKLIKQCVKLNGEDRPTMKEVAEELYRLRTHKQHPFVVQQDVLEMENLLSESSNVNNAGSYSNFSTETIFTG from the exons ATGTCTCTGCTCCTCTCCCAAATGCTATTACTACTTGCAGTTGCATCTGCTGTGCCTGATGGCAGATGCTTAAAGAAATGCGGCGACATGGAGATCCCTTACCCCTTCGGCATCGGCGCCGTCATCGCTAACTGTTCCGGGGAAGATTGTTTCTTAAACAGTACCGAAACCGCCATCGGTGCTAACTGTTCCTTGGGAGGAGGTTTCAATCTAACGTGCAACACCATGGACGGTGGCCTCAAGAAGCCATTCTATTACAATGTTGAGGTCCTCAATATTTCGTTGGTGATGGGCCAAGTGCGCATGCTCAACCACATATCCTCGGCCTGCTACAATTCAACTTACAACAATGTCACTTACAGAGACTGGTGGCTGGATATGAGAGACACCCCATACAGGTTCTCTAATCTCCGCAACAAGTTCACTGCCATCGGCTGCGATACCCTTGCCTACATACAAGACTACCATGGGAACAATAGCTACGCCAGTGGCTGTGTGTCCATGTGCCGGGATGAACAGAGCATCGGCACCGATGGCTCCTGCTCCGGACTCGGTTGCTGCCAGACTTCCATACCCAAGAATCTCAAATACTATTACGTCTCCTTTCCTACGACTTTCAACAACTCGGGTACTTGGAGATTTGACAACTGCAGCTACGCCGCCTTATTGGAGGCCGAGTGGTTCCATTTCCAAACATCTTACATCACCACGGACCAATTGATGCAAATGAATAGCAATGGTAGGGTGCCAGTAGTGATGGACTGGGCCATTGGAAATGAGACGTGTGAGGTAGTAGCTAAGCGCAACCAAACCACCTCTTATGCCTGCATCAGCAATAACAGCGTGTGCGTCAACTCCACCAATGGTCCTGGTTATCTCTGCAACTGTTCCGAGGGATACCAAGGCAATCCTTACCTCTCCAACGGAGACGGATGCCAAG ACATCAATGAATGCAATCTGCAACCAAATCCATGCTCACATGGCGCCCACTGCCAGAACCTGCCCGGTAATTACAGTTGTCACTGCCCCGAAGGCACAGACGGTGACGCTTACAATGGAAAATGCTCCGCAGCACAAAATCAGACACTTATTGGTGGCAATAATAAACTTCCCTTAACAGTGAAGGTGGCTGTAG GTGGTTGCAGTGGTGTAGTCATTTTGTTACTTTGCAGTATGTGTCTTTCTATAGTCTATCAAAGAAGAAAACTCGAAGAgatgaaaagaaaatatttcaaaCAACATGGAGGTCACGAATTAGAGGAAAAGATGAAGCTAGAAAAAGGCCACAACAAATTTAAGATATTTGGAAGCAAAGAATTAGAGAAAGCAACAAATCATTTTGATGATAAAAACATTATTGGGAGAGGAGGAAATGGAGTTGTGTATAAAGGAGTTTTGGAAAACCAAGATGTTGTTGCCATTAAGAAACCTAAGATTATCAACGAGGATTTGAAGAAACAATTCGGAATAGAGACACTTATTTTATCAGATGTTAACCATGTCAACATAGTAAAGCTCTTGGGTTGTTGTTTGGAGATGGAGATGCCATTGTTGGTCTATGAGTTTGTCCCAAATGGAACCTTGTCTGATTTAATTCATAAAAATGAGAACCGAGCGCTAGTTTCCTTGGATACTCGACTACAAATTGCTTATCAGTCTGCTGATGCTTTGGATTACTTGCACTCAAAAGTGTCACCTCAAATCATTCATGGAGACGTGAAACCCTCTAATATACTTTTAGATATGGATAACACAGTAAAAATTTCAGACTTTGGAGCTTCAAAGATGATTCCCAAGGGGGAGAAACAATTTGCTACATTATTGCAATTCACTCATGGTTATATTGATCCAGAGTGCCTGATGACATATGCTTTGACCTATAAAAGTGATGTCTATAGTTTTGGTGTGCTTCTCTTGGAACTATTTACAGGTAAGAAGGCCATTAATTTTGaagaatctgaagaacaaaggaGTTTGGTGTCGACTTTTGCTATGTTCGAGAATCAAAAAAGAGTTTCAGAGATCTTAGACAATCAAGTGAAATTGGAAGCTAATATGGAATTTATTCAAGAGCTTACCAAACTTATTAAGCAATGTGTAAAGTTAAATGGAGAGGATAGGCCAACCATGAAGGAAGTGGCCGAAGAGCTTTACAGATTGAGAACTCATAAGCAACATCCATTCGTGGTACAACAAGACGTTTTGGAAATGGAAAACTTGCTCAGTGAGTCATCAAATGTTAACAATGCTGGTTCCTATTCTAATTTTAGTACAGAGACCATATTCACTGGATGA